CGCTTTGCCGTCTGCGACCTAACTAAAAAGCGGGCCAGCGCCCGCACCCGTGCCCCACCGCTCTCTCtgtccgctctctctctctcctgcccgagccaccgccgccgcccctcacccgcACCACACCCGTTCCCGAGCcaccgccgccccacgccaccccCGCCGTCGGCCACCCGCCCCCACTACCCCCGTACCCGCACCCACATCTCCTCTCTGCTCTCCCGCGCCCTCGGGTTAGCCACCGCCACCGCCCTTAATCCGGCGAGCTCCGGCAACCATGGTCGGCGTGCAGCATGCTACCGAGCTCACCTCGCCCTGCTGCGTCGATTCCTCCGGCCAGATTCGTCCCCCCCCCCCTCGAACGCTGGCGCCCAACCCATCCCTCCGCGACTAGGGTGTGGTGCGCGGCCTCGTCTCCGCCGCCGGCATGCCTCTGGCGGTCCTCTACGCCTCGTCGCATGGCTCCTCATGCGGCTGCGCCTGCTGGACGCTGCTTCTCCACCACAAGGCAGCGGCAGAGGAGGGCCTTATCCACCACCACGCAATGGCAGCCAAGGTCCTCCTCCCCCATctcgcctctctccctctctcaaccCCCTGTTTCTTCCGATTTGGGAAGAAAATTTCCTTTTTCCCTTGTGCAATTTCTGATCTGACCGGGTTTGTTTTTAGGGGCATTAATTTGGTGCTTTCCGTGTCCAGAGAAAAGTAGTAGAAGGGGATGAGGAAGGAGGAGAAAGACCAGAAGAAGGGCAAGGGAGGTGGGGCGATCTGAATGTTCCTTGTTTAATTTTTTTATGTTGCATGCTCTCTGATTTCAGAGTAGATTTCTTTACAGCTTGTTGAATACCAATGGTGTTCTCCTCTGTTTGATTACTATGGCTGGTTGCTTGTTTAACTTTTGTGTGAGAAATAATGGAGATCAAGTGAGGTAATCTTGTTTCTAAATTTAGATACATGCATGTATGTGGGGCTCTAGTTCTAAACATAGCAGACTACTACCCTCCTATATGTTGTGCGAACCAGAGAGCTTCTTAATTGATTAACATTTTGGATTGGTTTAATTTTTCTAAAAATGGCTGCTTCTGTTGTCACACATACACATGCTTCTGGACAGTGCTACTAGCTATTATCTTTgctattttttttatttgtttcaaCCATGTACTGCTAGTTGTGGTTGTCAAACAAAAAGAATTGGTTTATGATTCATAATGTACAGACATTAGCTTGTCTTTTCAAGGAGTCGGTTTGTGATACATGCCCACCTATTCATTTTACTTTCAAAGAAAAGAATTGGCTTGTGATTTGTTATGCTCAGGCCTCGGGCATTAATTTTCACTGTCACATGCATGGTTTCAGATTACCTGTGAGGTCGTCCACCGCGACTGTCACTGTGAGGTTGGTTATTTCCCTACAAACATTGCTCTACTGTAGCCTAGTTCGTTTCTATGCTGCTGGTTGTGAAACCAAACTAGGTGGGGGTGTGTGTGATGAGGTTTGGTTTAGTGCTTGATGCCACCGGACTGTAGGTTCTTGTGTAGGACTACTTGTTATATAACTCTGGTTCCTGATGAGATCATGTATATACTAGGCTAGTTGCACTTTGGTTCTATCTATTTCAAATCATATTTGGTCATTCAtgtttgtatgtgtgtgtgtgtgtgtgtgtgtgtgtgtgtgtgcgtgtgcgtgtgcgtgcgcgtgtgcgcgtgtgtgtgtgtcgtCTCTCTGCCTCTGCATCTCTGCCTCTGTCTCTCTGCCTCTGTCTCTGTCTCTGTGTCTCTgtctgtgtctgtgtgtgtgtgtgatgcatGTGTGCTTCGATTTGGAGCAGCAGTAGGACGACGACGAGAGGACGAGTACCTCGACGGCGACGACAACCAGGAGGATGAACCCACCCACAAGGGCACCGACGCCGGCCATCAGAACGACGACTCTTCGTCCTGCACCACCTCACGCTGCGACGGCTACAGGTAATTTTTTGGGGATTGCCTATGTTTCAATCCTATGGATCCGCTGCATGCTTGGTACTACTTGCAATCTGCCTTTCAAGTAGATCCAATCAACATCCAAGTTTCTGAAAATTCAGTTTAGAATTATATGCAATTCCatcagtagagagagagagagagagagagagagagaaagggggtCCATGGTCTAAACATACACATCATCTGCAATGCaatcgagagagagggagagagaggcatCAGCTGAGTGTGGATGAATTTCCTAACCCTAATAGGCAATGCCAATTTATTTCTTGAGCCACATGCTTCCTGGTAGGTAAACTCAAGAAGGTTCCGTTAGTGTTGGTAATCTGTACTTGTGTTATTCAAGAGGTTGTATTATTTTGAGAAGGCAAGAGGTCGTATTTACAGTATGTTTCATAAATCCTACAATATGTATAGCTTCCCATCTCGATTATTTTCAGGATTGCGATCCTTTTGACGTATTTAATTTTCCTTTAATCATTGGGACTGGGCAAGGGTTTGAGCTCTGTTTTGTGCACTGGTTTTAGCTCATTTATGCTGCCTAAATTCTGCTTTACTTCCAAATGCAACGCACTAATTAGTGCATGTACATGGTTAGTGAAGGAAAGTTTGCAGTTGCAGCCGTCACTCTAGATGATTATCTTTCGATGCAAAGTACTGAAGTGAAAAGTTGGTGACTTGCTTTCTAAAATATGAAAGCATTAGTTTCTTGTTCTATTCATTTCATCATAGATTTGGTAGCACAAAAATGGCATACTTAGATAGGTTAACTCTAAAATAACACAAATAATGAATAAGATGgaaaaaacaaggaagaggaggaagagaaggaataggaagagctcttcttcttcttctagtcttcttcttctaatttcTTACTCCCATTTTTGCAGGTTTGGTTCACTTCATGGAAGGGCAGAATGCTACTATTTAGATGTTTGATGTTTGATGTATTGGATGTTTGTGGAACTATTGGATGTTTGTGAAACTATGTATATATGAATTggatgtatgatgtttgatgtttGATGACGATGGTGAAACTATGTTTGATGTATGATGTTTGAAACTATGTGATTctgaatatatgtgtgtgtgtgtgtgtgtgtgtgtgtgtgaatttctatgaaaatgaattgatataacaaaaaatagaaaaaacaggggctatatagccactgtcggcgttctgggaacgggggtctccagacttgcttgtctgcggcctgtggcgtggctcaaaggggggcccagcacagcccatcttcaccaacacaaacccaagaccctcgcgagg
The sequence above is drawn from the Triticum aestivum cultivar Chinese Spring chromosome 7A, IWGSC CS RefSeq v2.1, whole genome shotgun sequence genome and encodes:
- the LOC123151817 gene encoding uncharacterized protein isoform X2, which translates into the protein MRKEEKDQKKGKGVGRRREDEYLDGDDNQEDEPTHKGTDAGHQNDDSSSCTTSRCDGYRFGSLHGRAECYYLDV
- the LOC123151817 gene encoding uncharacterized protein isoform X1 — encoded protein: MRKEEKDQKKGKGAVGRRREDEYLDGDDNQEDEPTHKGTDAGHQNDDSSSCTTSRCDGYRFGSLHGRAECYYLDV